The following proteins are co-located in the Procambarus clarkii isolate CNS0578487 chromosome 4, FALCON_Pclarkii_2.0, whole genome shotgun sequence genome:
- the LOC123752393 gene encoding probable serine/threonine-protein kinase DDB_G0267514, whose translation MKLLGSGTYGTVSLMDWDGQPAALKVAKSSEFSEMFEREGNVLSLLNGAGGAPLLLHRSVNPPSLVATYKGNQTLLDVLRNPQYDLLDVGLQVGIKLNEIHEAGLVHNDIKCDNIMIQGPPHKPNISIIDFGFASKNKVKIFLEGHPCIHTTYAPEVLQKKESTFASDVYSYGKLMLEITKLLPKQHPSLDKLLREATHKTPRRRPTLPIFLRRLRESIDKISTKLESPPKSRQPVRHLRV comes from the coding sequence ATGAAACTTCTCGGTTCAGGGACGTATGGGACGGTGTCCCTCATGGACTGGGACGGTCAGCCAGCAGCGCTGAAAGTAGCAAAATCTTCAGAGTTTTCCGAGATGTTTGAAAGAGAAGGTAACGTGCTCTCGTTACTGAATGGTGCAGGAGGCGCCCCTTTGTTGTTGCATAGGTCAGTGAATCCACCATCACTTGTGGCCACCTATAAAGGCAACCAGACCCTACTTGATGTCTTGAGAAATCCACAGTATGACCTACTTGACGTAGGACTTCAGGTTGGTATAAAGCTAAATGAGATCCATGAAGCCGGCTTAGTACACAATGATATAAAGTGTGATAACATCATGATCCAAGGTCCGCCTCACAAACCAAACATTAGCATAATAGATTTTGGTTTTGCGTCCAAAAACAAGGTCAAAATTTTCCTTGAGGGACACCCTTGTATTCATACAACATATGCCCCCGAAGTCCTTCAGAAAAAGGAAAGTACTTTTGCCTCAGACGTATATTCTTATGGGAAATTAATGTTGGAGATaacgaagctgttacccaagcaacaCCCGTCCCTCGATAAGTTGCTTCGCGAAGCAACACACAAGACCCCAAGGAGGCGCCCAACCCTTCCTATTTTCCTGCGACGCTTAAGGGAATCCATTGACAAAATTTCTACGAAACTGGAAAGTCCCCCCAAAAGCAGGCAACCAGTGCGACATCTGAGAGTGTAA